Within Diabrotica virgifera virgifera chromosome 7, PGI_DIABVI_V3a, the genomic segment ATTGAGAGCTAGAGAACAACAGATAAAATACCATAAAGGTAATAGGGTGGTAGAATTTATAGAAGGAGAAGATGTTTATGTTAGGGATTACAGGGTAAATGCACAAAAGCCTAAATGGGCAAAGAGTAAAATAGTTAGAAAATTAGGACATCAAACATTTCTATGTCAGCCTTTAGATAATCCAAGTCTTGAATGGAAAAGACATTTGGACCAAATTGTTAAATGTGGTCATTTTTACGATgaagaaatatctaaaatttctgaTGACAAGGATAGAGATACGTGTGATCCACTAAGTTCAGTTCCAAGTACTTCTGTAAGTTTGCCATTACCTTTAAGTGAAACTGAAGCTTTGGTAACTTTAAAAAATACCAGTGAGACCCAAGGAGTGTCCGGTAGTGTTGAAACCGAATTTTCGAGTGAAGATATCAGTGCGGTTCCTTCGTCAATTAAAGACAGTGCATCACAATCAACCGTTGGGTTGCAGTCACCTAATATTAAGGAAAGATTGAGAAGAACCATCAGACCGCCTGATCGTTTAGATTTATAATTAAGACTATGACAATGTGGTTTGTATATTCGGATCTTGGTGTGGAGGGATGTAATGTATGCTACCTGTAACAGTTATGTTACTTCCCACCTCTACCAATCTATCTATGACCAACTTCACAGATAACCTACAATATGTAATTCAGATATTAGCATATGTTCATTCAGTATAATGAATAAAGGTTTCATGCCGTCTAAATTGTTTAATATTCTTGGATGTGGACACCGCAGAGGAGTATGTCAAATAAAACTGTCACtatgacagtggcatttctcaaactcgtccgatacatctaaaggtgggaaacaatcaatataatgtcagttTAAAGTTAccatcgctaaatttaacacctcttctaggttcatctctttttatctcacaacttaatatgtttttcatcttttgcgttattttgccggttattagtgcgctcatcactgtatataaaatgtaacatgattatttatacaagattgtgaaattttttatttgttgcTTAATATCAATTTTCTATTAATATTCAACTTAAACATCAGTAACcaatgtatataaaaaaacagaaaacaacgAAAATTATCTCCAGGTCAAAGACAAGCAAGAAGGTTATTACAGTCTACTGCCTGTTGTGCAAAAATACCCCTCTACTtcagaaaattttgaaaattccaGTGTCTGTACACACTCTCCATAACAAAAATTTAGGAGAGAAATCAATCTATGTAAGTTGGAGTTGGTCAGTGGTTTGCCCTTTTTAGTGATCATGATCAGACTGAATACTTTTCAAGGGCTTGAAAATCGTAACAGATGCGTTGACGATTTTAGATTGCGTTAACGATATATGTTGTGGATGACGTTCAGCATAAGTTGTTTTACACAGTTCTTCGTAAATTGAAACTTTGATTAGGTTTTCAAATTATAATTTGCCTCTTCAAGTTGTACCATTGTTGTTGATATCCTCTGTATTTCTGTATACTTAAAATTCAACAAACTAataacatttatttttaaataaaaccaaTTTACAATAGTTTATacatttatttattcattaatatTTACATCGCATATTTACATGTTTATTACATATCACAAAAACAAGCTTCCAACCTGATGACACGTAAGTGACCTCAAAAATCTGTTCCAATACACGTGGATTGCAGAAAATTATACGCCCGGAAAACTTCAATTGCTGCAGTGAAAAGACAATGTGAGGAGGAACAGGCCAGTGCTTCAAAAATAAGTTACCTTCATACAAGAACGCGAGTAAGTgaatcaaatttttgttttaaaattaaaaaataatttcagTAGACTTTCAAGAACATGGATCTGATTAAAATATAAGAAATCAAAATAATAGTTAATCCAATAAttaatagcaatatcaataataaggtaatatctagaacttgacggGTATCGTTCCCTgcttaaattatcttaaaattgtcatgacagttagtggagtaggcctacagggaaaaccacggtaaaaaacgcgccgagtacactacctcacaggtggtctGGAAATGTGTGCATATTATCATGTATAATGTAActcttagaatcgcgatatctcaaaaatggcaactcttaggaaaaaaatcaTAAAGACCATGTTTTGTAGAGAATTTtgagatctacaactttggtttaaggttttttttgataaagctTACCATTTTCGAGCCACAtcaaaaatctcaaattttgactttgaccccgaataacttctGTTGCACACATAATATCGATGgagatttttaaaactttatttgtaaTGGTAATCAATAACTCTCCAGCAAAATTTGGCTTTgcggtaatttttgttttaaataactGTATTGACCGGAGTGTAGTACTAAATTGCTTTAAACGATTTTCACGCTTAGGTTcgtctccagtgtgtactctcaaatgtgtttaTAAACTACTTGCTTCGGTACACTGCTTAAAAcgaatttcacacttatgaggtttttctcgTGTGCATTCTCAAGTGGGTTTTCAAAACATCAATTCGAGAAAACactttaaaacaaatctcacacttgtaaggcttttctccagtgtgcactctcaaatgtactttcaactGATTTGCTGTAGCAAACtgcttaagacaaatttcacacttgtgaggtttttctccagtgtgcactctcaaatgtatttttaaactatttgcttgattaaactgcttaaaacaaattgcACACTTATGAGatttttctccagtatgtactctcaaatgtcttttcaaatgacCTACTTCACTAAACTgcataaaacaaatttcacacttgtgaggtttttctccagtgtgtcctctcaaatgtattttcaaatgaTTTGCTCTGGTAAACTgcataaaacaaatttcacacttatgaggtttttttCCAGTGTGAATTGCTAAATGTGTTTTTAAACACCCTGCCGtggtaaactgcttaaaacaaatttcacacttgtaaggcttttctccagtgtgtactctcaaatgatttttcaaagtacctgattgactaaattgtttaaaacaaatctcacacttgtacggtttttctccagtgtgtactctcaaatgtcttttcaaatgacCAGCtgcactaaactgcttaaaacacatttcacacttgtgagatttttctccagtatgtactctcaaatgtgtttttaaattacttgcttcggtaaactgcttaaaacatatttcacacttgtagcgtttttctccagtgtgccctctcaaatgtcttttcaaatgacttgcttcactaaactgcttaaaacaaatttcacacttatgaggtttttctccagtgtgtactctcaaatgatttttcaaagtacctgattgactaaattgtttaaaacaaatctcacacttgtacggtttttctccagtgtgtactctcaaatgtatttttaaattgCCAGCctcactaaactgcttaaaacaaatttcacacttgtaataTCTTTGCCCAGTCCTAACTTTCATAATTTTTCCTTCTGCACGTTGACCTGTACATTTTTCTTCACAAGATGAATGTGACGTTTCCCCCATTTTCATGTTATTCTCCATCTGGtcaaaatctaaaatacaaaacaactataagcattttactttaatttaaaaattactgcGGAATTGTAAGAActtaataaataaagttaaataatagaCCAAGTTGACCTTTCTAAGTTTATTTTCACCATAGTATGTCTTACTCGTTACAGCTTAATGCCACTTGTTAACACTTAATGTCTACAATTATTTTTCTAGCAAAGGAAATATTGCTGGTGTAAGTTCATCGTAACAAAATATTCGAATAAATCCAAAGAACTCACAATCTTAGATAAATAGTgatcttatattttatatatagtgAATAGGaccagggccgcgccgtccacgtgtgcaatgtgtgcggttCATACAGGTGCCAACAATTAAGGGGCACCACTAGAGTTAATTTAGAGAATgtttagttattttttaaaaaattgcgTATTTTTTGGGCGTTATTAAATGTTTTGTACATAGGCGCTGCCACGTGCTGGCGCAGCACTGAATGCGACCGGTTTAGACGTTTATCAGTTTTCCATCATCATCAGGCCATACAAATTTTAAATAAGATAATACAAAGCAATTGTTTGTTGTTAAGAAACAATCCTTTTCTTTCTCTGAATGGTTTGTTTCTTATCAACAAACAACTGGTTTAAATGTTAGAACACTAATAAGCTGCACAAATAATTGTGCCACAATACAAAACATATAACTGATCCTATGCAAGGTGTAGCCTTGTATTATCTTGTTTAATATTTGTATGGCctgatgttttttttttggaatccattttattgcaatcttttttataaaaaataataaacaatacatatgagTTTAAGAGTGTGACAGTCAGACCCAGTGGTGAATAcctaaaagagtacaataatGATTGAATTAGTagttgttaataaattaattgaattaatttgaaTAGTACATTAGTAATAAGTGGGAATGATTAGTTAGTGTTGAGGTCAAGAGTGTCTGTTCTTTTTTACTATTTGTATGGCCTGATGAAGATGTAAAACTGATAAACATCGAAACCGGTCGCATTGAAATATCTATATAAGTATAAAATGtaacatgattatttatacaagattgtgaaatttttgatttgttgTCTAATATCAATTTTCTTACTTAAATATCAGTAATCAATGTATataaacaaaaacagaaaacaaCGAAAATTATCTCCAGGTCAAAGACAAGCAAGAAGGTTATTACAGTCTACTGCCTGTTGTGCAAAAATACCCCTATACTtcagaaaattttgaaaattccaGTGTCTGTGCACACTCTCCATAACAAAAATTTAGGAGAGAAATCAATCTATGTAAGTTGGAGTTGGTCAGTGGTTTGACCTTTTTAGTGATCATGATCCGATTGAATACTTTTCAAGGGCTTGAAAATCGTAACAGATGCGTTGAAGATTTTAGATTCGATAATGATATGTTGTGGATGACGTTCAGCACAAGTTGTTTACGCAGTTCTTAGTGATTTTAGACTCTGATTAGGTTTTCTAATTAAAGTTAGCCTCTTCAAGCTGTACCATTGTTGTTGATATCCTCTGTATTTCTGTATACCTACTTAAAATTCAACaaactaataatatttatttttaaataaaccaatttACAATAGTTTATacatttatttattcattaatatTTTACATCGCATATTTACTACATATCACAAAAACTAGCTTCCAAGCTGATCACACGTAAATGACCTCAAAAATCTGTTTTAACACACGTAGATTGCAGAAAATTATACATCCGGAAAACTTCAATTGCTGCAGTGAAAAGACAGTTTAAGGAGAGACAGgcccactggcgaagcgtccatgtaaccactgttaccattggtaacagttaaaaatcttgcatataaatatgtattttatgacgatgaataattccatttattattttattttatttttaccaatagaaatatattattatattatgtgttaataatacctaattcagtaaataaccagacacacgaaaatattggtgAGTTTATGTGattcagttgcactttattatattctgttaccagtctcatttgtggtgacaatgaatggttaactcgctgtcgctcgggcggctcgggaccggctagtactgaaaattttgaaggagcgatgggcgtaagcgcgctggtatatcagtagggctgttaccagatttaaatttgctatcagtacctataataaagtcgtgcagttcaccatggatgagtgtcgctgcgtaatcgatcaactacttgaaaagtaattctgattgaaaaataaaataagattattgaaaatgaaagacctattttaaacaatttaaaaaaggaatttaaaaaattagctcgatattttaaatttagttggtacagtgaaaatccttggttatgtggttgc encodes:
- the LOC114325988 gene encoding zinc finger protein 227-like isoform X5; this encodes MEAVEEIKQETSEETCKIEIDETSVDPSDSFKIEVKEEPKREPSYDTFGYSDLDEFPENTKVEQDEYKFEGKQTANEEEENFDQMENNMKMGETSHSSCEEKCTGQRAEGKIMKVRTGQRYYKCEICFKQFSEAGNLKIHLRVHTGEKPYKCEICFKQFSQSGTLKNHLRVHTGEKPHKCEICFKQFSEASHLKRHLRGHTGEKRYKCEICFKQFTEASNLKTHLRVHTGEKSHKCEMCFKQFSAAGHLKRHLRVHTGEKPYKCEICFKQFSQSGTLKNHLRVHTGEKPYKCEICFKQFTTAGCLKTHLAIHTGKKPHKCEICFMQFTRANHLKIHLRGHTGEKPHKCEICFMQFSEVGHLKRHLRVHTGEKSHKCAICFKQFNQANSLKIHLRVHTGEKPHKCEICLKQFATANQLKVHLRVHTGEKPYKCEICFKVFSRIDVLKTHLRMHTRKTS